The proteins below are encoded in one region of Asticcacaulis excentricus CB 48:
- a CDS encoding DUF1501 domain-containing protein — protein sequence MNRRSFLVASTGLFASAVLPQSAFAAGRDPRFVVIILRGALDGLAAVPPVGDPDFSTLRPPAWEGEALPLNGFFALNPAMPNLKRLYGAGQAAIVHASATPYRNRSHFDGQDVLESGFDVPGHADTGWLNRLILSLGQGAKIGAAQKSLSVGTLTPLVIRGEAPLLGWAPQQLKAADPDLAPRLLRLYGETDPALMTVLQEGIDTGKIASGMNAMMGGGGPAGAMVDMSKGAAALMGRDDGPRIAAMAFDGWDTHTAEERRLTQLLGGLDQSLAAFEQGLGAKWADTVVLVATEFGRTARFNGTHGSDHGQATTAFLAGGAVKGGRVIADWPGLKATQLYEGRDLTPTTDLRSVVMGVARDHLGADVRRLQTDVFPGALSVKPLDGLV from the coding sequence ATGAACCGCCGCTCCTTCCTCGTCGCCTCCACCGGCCTGTTTGCCTCGGCTGTCCTGCCGCAGAGCGCCTTTGCTGCCGGACGCGATCCGCGTTTCGTCGTCATCATCCTGCGAGGAGCGCTGGATGGGCTTGCCGCCGTGCCGCCAGTCGGCGACCCCGATTTCTCCACTTTGCGCCCCCCGGCATGGGAGGGTGAGGCCCTGCCGCTCAACGGCTTTTTTGCGCTGAACCCGGCCATGCCCAACCTGAAACGCCTTTATGGGGCGGGTCAGGCGGCGATTGTCCACGCTTCGGCCACCCCCTATCGCAATCGGTCGCATTTCGACGGGCAGGACGTGCTGGAGTCGGGCTTTGATGTACCCGGCCACGCCGATACGGGCTGGCTCAACCGCCTGATCCTGTCGCTGGGGCAAGGGGCAAAGATCGGCGCGGCGCAAAAATCGCTGTCGGTCGGCACGCTGACGCCGCTGGTCATCCGCGGCGAAGCCCCCTTGCTCGGCTGGGCCCCGCAGCAGTTGAAGGCCGCCGATCCCGACCTCGCTCCACGCCTTTTGCGACTCTACGGTGAAACCGACCCGGCCCTGATGACCGTGCTGCAAGAGGGCATCGACACGGGTAAGATCGCGTCGGGTATGAACGCGATGATGGGTGGCGGCGGCCCGGCCGGGGCCATGGTCGATATGTCTAAGGGGGCGGCAGCCCTGATGGGGCGAGACGACGGCCCACGCATCGCCGCCATGGCCTTTGACGGCTGGGACACGCACACCGCCGAAGAGCGTCGTTTGACGCAACTTCTGGGGGGGCTTGATCAGTCTCTGGCCGCCTTTGAACAGGGTCTGGGGGCGAAATGGGCCGACACGGTGGTGCTCGTGGCGACCGAGTTTGGCCGCACGGCGCGTTTTAACGGCACGCATGGCTCCGACCACGGTCAGGCAACGACGGCCTTCCTCGCCGGTGGCGCGGTCAAGGGAGGGCGCGTGATCGCCGACTGGCCGGGGCTAAAAGCCACGCAGCTCTATGAAGGCCGCGACCTCACGCCTACCACCGACCTGCGCTCTGTGGTGATGGGCGTGGCACGCGACCATCTGGGAGCTGATGTGCGGCGGCTACAGACCGACGTGTTCCCCGGCGCGCTCAGCGTCAAGCCGCTGGACGGTCTGGTGTAA
- a CDS encoding DUF1800 domain-containing protein encodes MSPDTRAAIAFSRFGLGITPRGLNAATGDARAALLAELTSPPALSMSLSDVQRDLGFSTALPPTPELLTQLAAYNRARKERRELKAQTQGTVQVSHPIATSDMAGDRAENGMPKVASKPAPPVMDDQRLPQAVSFAEVAARLKVWGDARIGFHERLVMFWANHFAVSVDKGLPVRLLAGAYEREAIRPHITGRFRDLVLAAERHPAMQVYLDNDASIGPNARANRNGRRGLNENLAREILELHTLGVNGGYTQADVTRFAKVITGWGIDRSGQGDGFRFNPNAHEPGPQTIMGKTYADDGEAQGVRVLEDLTRHPATAKHIATKLVRHFVSDQPPPALVKRVSQRFLETDGDLNAVYAALITAEESWSAPRAKLRPPQEYVIASLRALDTPIQPQRFLQTLRVLGQPLWQPPGPNGFSDLASVWATPEGLNNRLDLAYQLSERLAERTDPRLFAEERLKGLISETTRRSVALAETRPQGLALVLLSPEFMRR; translated from the coding sequence ATGAGCCCGGACACACGAGCCGCCATAGCGTTCAGCCGTTTCGGATTGGGCATCACGCCAAGAGGCCTCAACGCGGCCACCGGCGATGCGCGCGCGGCGTTGCTGGCGGAGTTGACATCGCCCCCGGCCCTCAGCATGAGCCTCAGCGACGTGCAGCGCGATCTGGGCTTTTCCACGGCCTTGCCGCCGACGCCGGAACTGCTCACGCAGTTGGCCGCCTATAACCGCGCCCGTAAAGAGCGACGCGAGTTGAAGGCGCAAACGCAGGGCACTGTTCAAGTCAGCCACCCTATAGCCACGTCTGATATGGCCGGCGACAGGGCCGAAAATGGGATGCCAAAGGTAGCCAGCAAGCCTGCGCCGCCCGTAATGGACGATCAGCGCCTGCCTCAAGCTGTCAGCTTTGCCGAAGTCGCCGCGCGGCTAAAGGTGTGGGGCGACGCCCGCATCGGTTTCCATGAGCGGCTGGTGATGTTCTGGGCCAATCATTTCGCCGTGTCGGTCGATAAGGGCCTGCCCGTGCGGCTACTGGCCGGGGCCTATGAGCGCGAGGCCATCCGCCCGCACATCACCGGCCGCTTCCGCGACCTGGTGCTGGCCGCCGAGCGTCATCCAGCCATGCAGGTCTATCTGGACAATGATGCCTCGATCGGGCCGAACGCGCGCGCCAACCGCAATGGCAGGCGCGGCCTGAACGAAAATCTGGCGCGTGAAATCCTGGAGCTGCACACGCTTGGTGTCAATGGCGGCTACACGCAGGCTGATGTGACGCGCTTTGCCAAGGTGATAACCGGCTGGGGGATCGACCGCAGCGGACAGGGCGACGGCTTCCGCTTCAACCCCAATGCCCACGAGCCGGGCCCGCAAACGATCATGGGCAAGACCTACGCCGATGACGGCGAAGCGCAGGGCGTGCGCGTGCTCGAAGACCTCACCCGCCACCCCGCAACGGCCAAACACATCGCCACCAAGCTTGTGCGCCACTTCGTCAGCGATCAGCCGCCACCCGCACTGGTCAAACGGGTGAGCCAGCGGTTCCTTGAGACCGACGGCGACCTCAACGCCGTCTATGCGGCCCTGATCACGGCCGAAGAGAGCTGGAGCGCGCCGCGCGCCAAGCTGCGCCCGCCGCAGGAATACGTGATCGCCAGCCTACGGGCGCTGGATACGCCGATCCAGCCGCAGCGTTTCCTGCAAACCCTGCGCGTGCTGGGTCAGCCCCTGTGGCAGCCGCCAGGCCCCAATGGCTTTTCCGATCTGGCCAGCGTCTGGGCCACCCCCGAAGGCCTGAACAACCGCCTCGACCTCGCCTATCAGCTCTCGGAGCGCCTCGCCGAACGGACCGACCCGCGCCTCTTTGCCGAAGAGCGGCTGAAAGGCCTGATCTCCGAGACCACCCGCCGTTCGGTCGCTTTGGCCGAAACCCGTCCGCAGGGCCTTGCCCTCGTGCTCCTTTCCCCCGAATTTATGAGGCGTTGA
- a CDS encoding ArnT family glycosyltransferase, with amino-acid sequence MSSKTFSPLSPDLRGPLLAAIVAFLVGLPCALLIPPLDRDESRFAQASSQMLETKDFINISYQDRPRHKKPVGIHWLQATSTALTSDVAARDILSYRWPSLFGAALAAFAMSWGAGFLFDRRQGLIAGVLFGVSFLLSSEAFIAKTDAVLCGLTTLFLMALARIYVTYRQRTDPSEKPKLTKYKLIFWLAFGGSVLIKGPIGPMMFAATTLALLGWDLKARVPAAADWLKQLGWTWGLLITALIVGPWAIAITIATDGAFWGTAIGDDFAPKLVSGSEGHFAWPGYHTLALPLLFFPLSFLLGGALQTALSRYTEPAVRFAICWFVPGFLIFEASPTKLVHYPLPTYGGLVLLAVLGLSIPLKTWAKVMNTGLGLFGGFLITAIAAYGLSEFGHAGVAVLVTIVAAAALLIGGLAALFLWRQHMNTALACLIGAGVVAHLGFVATLSELKPLWMSRNLETALVETGLDPRKGLQPGPVATLGYAEPSFVFAMGTETELADTPEQAAAALLQGRPVCVEGRHDAEFRKAVSAAGLRPRAVKTIEGYNYSNGDPVKITLYQLQK; translated from the coding sequence ATGTCCAGCAAGACCTTCTCTCCCCTGAGCCCTGATCTGCGCGGCCCGCTGTTGGCGGCGATCGTCGCCTTTCTGGTCGGCCTGCCCTGCGCCCTGCTGATCCCGCCGCTGGACCGCGACGAATCGCGCTTCGCTCAGGCCTCCAGCCAGATGCTGGAAACGAAGGACTTCATCAATATCAGCTATCAGGACCGCCCGCGGCACAAAAAGCCGGTCGGCATCCACTGGCTTCAGGCGACCTCGACCGCCCTCACCTCGGACGTGGCGGCCCGTGACATCCTCTCCTATCGCTGGCCGTCGCTGTTTGGCGCGGCTTTGGCGGCCTTTGCCATGAGCTGGGGCGCGGGCTTCCTGTTTGACCGACGGCAGGGGCTGATCGCTGGGGTGCTGTTCGGCGTTTCCTTCCTTCTGTCCAGCGAAGCCTTTATTGCCAAGACCGATGCCGTATTGTGCGGCCTGACCACCCTATTCTTGATGGCGCTGGCGCGCATTTACGTCACTTATCGTCAGCGCACAGACCCCAGCGAAAAGCCCAAGCTGACGAAGTACAAGCTGATCTTCTGGCTGGCCTTCGGCGGCTCGGTACTGATCAAGGGCCCGATCGGGCCAATGATGTTCGCCGCCACGACACTGGCGCTGCTGGGCTGGGATTTGAAGGCCAGAGTGCCCGCTGCCGCCGACTGGCTAAAACAACTGGGCTGGACGTGGGGGCTGCTCATCACGGCCCTGATCGTCGGGCCGTGGGCCATCGCGATCACCATAGCGACCGACGGCGCCTTCTGGGGCACGGCCATTGGCGACGACTTTGCGCCCAAGCTGGTGTCGGGGTCAGAGGGGCATTTCGCCTGGCCCGGCTATCACACGCTAGCCTTGCCGCTGCTGTTCTTCCCCTTAAGTTTCCTTTTGGGCGGCGCGTTGCAAACCGCGCTTTCGCGCTATACGGAGCCCGCCGTGCGCTTTGCTATCTGCTGGTTCGTGCCGGGCTTCCTGATCTTTGAAGCCTCGCCCACCAAGCTGGTCCACTATCCTCTGCCGACCTATGGCGGTCTGGTGCTGCTGGCGGTGCTGGGGCTGTCGATCCCGTTGAAGACGTGGGCTAAGGTGATGAACACCGGGCTGGGACTGTTCGGCGGCTTCCTGATTACAGCCATCGCGGCCTATGGCCTGTCGGAGTTCGGCCATGCCGGCGTGGCGGTACTGGTCACCATCGTGGCCGCGGCGGCGCTGCTGATCGGTGGGCTGGCGGCGCTGTTCCTGTGGCGTCAGCATATGAATACGGCGTTGGCCTGCCTGATTGGCGCGGGCGTGGTGGCGCACCTCGGTTTTGTTGCCACCCTGTCGGAGCTTAAGCCTCTGTGGATGTCGCGCAATCTCGAAACGGCGCTGGTCGAAACCGGTCTTGATCCACGCAAGGGCCTGCAACCCGGCCCGGTGGCAACCTTGGGCTATGCCGAACCGTCGTTTGTCTTCGCCATGGGCACGGAAACCGAGCTGGCCGACACGCCGGAACAGGCCGCCGCCGCCTTGCTGCAAGGCCGTCCGGTGTGCGTCGAAGGCCGCCACGACGCCGAGTTCCGCAAGGCCGTCAGCGCCGCCGGTCTGAGGCCGCGGGCCGTCAAGACTATCGAGGGCTACAACTACTCGAACGGCGACCCTGTGAAGATTACGCTGTATCAGTTGCAGAAGTAA
- a CDS encoding glycosyltransferase family 2 protein translates to MPVSVSVVVAVHNEEGATPQVLQELKSVFDAGLGAGNYELIFVDDKSTDATPQVLNSLKASVPELRVIRHENNVGKSGGVFTGVLYARGDIVAMLDGDGQNPAADVLKVAQMLMAADATVGMVAGERRRRQDTASKKWASRWANGIRKSLLKDGSNDTGCGIKAIRRDLFLRLPYFDNMHRYIPALVNREGYVTLFEPVDDRLRTTGSSKYTNWGRLKNALTDLPGVMWLNSRRRLPGRTTEV, encoded by the coding sequence ATGCCTGTATCCGTGTCCGTTGTCGTCGCCGTCCACAACGAAGAGGGGGCCACCCCGCAGGTGCTGCAGGAACTGAAAAGCGTGTTCGACGCCGGGTTGGGCGCGGGCAATTACGAGCTGATCTTTGTGGATGATAAATCGACAGACGCGACCCCGCAGGTGCTGAACAGCCTGAAAGCCTCAGTGCCGGAACTGCGCGTCATTCGCCACGAAAACAATGTAGGCAAGTCGGGCGGCGTGTTCACAGGCGTACTTTATGCGCGCGGTGACATTGTAGCCATGCTGGACGGCGACGGTCAGAATCCGGCCGCCGACGTGCTCAAGGTCGCGCAGATGCTGATGGCCGCCGATGCGACGGTGGGCATGGTCGCCGGTGAGCGCCGTCGTCGTCAGGACACAGCCTCAAAGAAATGGGCGTCGCGCTGGGCCAACGGCATTCGAAAGAGCCTTTTGAAGGACGGTTCGAACGACACGGGCTGTGGCATTAAGGCCATCCGCCGCGACCTGTTTCTGCGGCTGCCCTATTTCGACAATATGCACCGCTACATCCCGGCCTTGGTCAACCGCGAAGGCTATGTTACGCTTTTTGAACCGGTCGATGACCGGCTGCGCACGACGGGTAGCTCCAAGTATACCAATTGGGGCCGACTGAAGAACGCGCTGACCGACCTGCCGGGCGTCATGTGGCTGAACAGCCGCCGCCGCCTGCCGGGACGGACGACAGAGGTCTGA
- the phaR gene encoding polyhydroxyalkanoate synthesis repressor PhaR: MTETKTKTKRGDQERVVIKKYANRRLYNTATSSYVTLDNLSDMVRQNIDFIVYDAKTGDDITRGVLAQIIFEEESRGQNLLPIQFLRQLISFYGDSMQNLLPTYLEMSLDGFAKQQERFRSQFSQAFGGAPGLGYFDEQVAQNLAMFDRAMRMFSPFSFAAPGAAPTTGTAEPAASAATSAPPADSDQVNELRQQIEAMKAQIDQLATRK; this comes from the coding sequence ATGACTGAAACCAAAACGAAGACCAAACGCGGCGATCAGGAACGCGTGGTCATCAAGAAATACGCCAACCGCCGTCTGTATAACACCGCCACCAGCTCCTACGTGACGCTGGACAACCTGTCGGACATGGTGCGTCAGAATATCGACTTCATCGTCTATGACGCCAAGACGGGCGACGACATCACGCGCGGCGTGCTGGCCCAGATCATCTTCGAAGAGGAGAGTCGCGGTCAGAACCTGCTGCCGATCCAATTCCTGCGTCAACTCATCTCATTCTACGGCGACTCGATGCAGAACCTTCTGCCGACCTATCTGGAAATGTCGCTCGACGGCTTCGCCAAGCAGCAGGAACGCTTCCGCTCGCAATTCTCTCAAGCCTTTGGCGGCGCGCCTGGGCTAGGCTATTTCGATGAGCAGGTGGCGCAGAACCTGGCCATGTTCGACCGTGCCATGCGCATGTTCTCGCCCTTCTCATTTGCGGCCCCCGGTGCGGCCCCCACAACGGGCACGGCCGAACCGGCGGCTTCGGCTGCGACCTCCGCGCCGCCCGCCGACAGCGATCAGGTCAATGAACTGCGTCAGCAGATCGAGGCCATGAAGGCGCAGATCGACCAGCTGGCTACGCGCAAATAG
- a CDS encoding acetyl-CoA C-acetyltransferase, giving the protein MSDVVIVAAARTPVGSFLGGLASLSGADLGAHVIKAVLERSGLKADEIDEVILGQVLTAAQGQGPARQAAIKGGLPNTTPAWGINQICGSGLRAVALAAQQIALGDAKVVIAGGQESMSQANHAAFLRNGQKFGDISFADTMIKDGLWDAFNNYHMGQTAENIAAKWEITRVAQDEFAVASQNKAEAAQKAGKFDAEIAPVIIKGRKGDTVVDKDEFIRHGATLDSVAGLKPAFLKDGTVTAANASGLNDGAAALILMSADEAAARGLKPLARIKSWATAGVDPAIMGTGPIPASKKALEKAGWSVADLDLVESNEAFAAQALCVVKELGLDTSKVNVNGGAIAIGHPIGASGARILTTLIFELNRRASEAGKPLKGLATLCIGGGMGVALTVETLG; this is encoded by the coding sequence GTGTCTGACGTGGTGATCGTGGCTGCGGCCCGTACACCGGTCGGTTCGTTTCTGGGTGGTTTGGCCTCTTTGTCGGGGGCGGATCTGGGCGCCCATGTAATCAAGGCCGTTCTGGAACGCTCCGGCCTCAAGGCAGACGAGATCGACGAAGTGATCCTGGGTCAGGTGCTGACCGCCGCGCAGGGCCAGGGACCGGCCCGTCAGGCAGCGATCAAGGGCGGCCTGCCCAACACCACCCCGGCCTGGGGCATCAACCAAATCTGCGGCTCAGGCCTGCGCGCGGTGGCGCTAGCTGCGCAGCAGATCGCGCTGGGAGATGCCAAGGTGGTCATCGCCGGCGGTCAGGAAAGCATGTCGCAGGCCAATCACGCAGCCTTCCTGCGCAATGGTCAGAAATTCGGGGACATTTCGTTTGCCGATACCATGATCAAGGACGGCCTGTGGGACGCCTTCAACAACTATCATATGGGGCAGACGGCCGAAAACATCGCGGCCAAGTGGGAGATCACCCGAGTAGCGCAGGACGAATTCGCCGTCGCCTCGCAAAATAAGGCCGAAGCCGCTCAGAAGGCTGGCAAGTTCGACGCGGAAATTGCCCCGGTGATCATTAAGGGGCGCAAGGGCGATACGGTCGTCGATAAGGACGAATTCATCCGCCATGGCGCAACGCTCGACAGTGTGGCAGGCCTCAAGCCCGCTTTTCTGAAGGACGGCACGGTAACGGCGGCGAATGCGTCGGGTCTCAATGATGGTGCGGCGGCGTTGATCCTGATGTCTGCCGACGAAGCAGCGGCGCGCGGCCTGAAGCCTCTGGCGCGCATCAAATCGTGGGCGACGGCGGGCGTCGATCCGGCCATCATGGGCACGGGGCCAATCCCGGCTTCGAAAAAGGCGCTGGAAAAGGCGGGTTGGAGCGTCGCCGATCTCGACCTCGTCGAATCGAACGAAGCTTTTGCCGCTCAGGCTCTGTGCGTGGTCAAGGAATTGGGGCTTGACACTTCGAAGGTCAATGTCAACGGCGGCGCCATCGCCATAGGCCATCCGATCGGGGCGTCGGGCGCGCGCATTCTGACCACCTTGATCTTCGAACTGAACCGCCGCGCCAGCGAAGCGGGCAAGCCCCTGAAGGGTCTGGCCACGCTTTGCATCGGTGGGGGGATGGGCGTCGCCCTGACTGTCGAGACCCTTGGGTAA
- the phbB gene encoding acetoacetyl-CoA reductase has product MSRVALVTGGTRGIGKAIAKRLKDAGFKVAAGYAGNEENAKRVAEELGVFVVKGSVADFADCQRAVAEVEAALGPVEVLVNNAGITRDGFFHKMSQQQWQEVIHTNLDSMFNMTRPVIEGMRERGYGRIINISSINGQKGQAGQANYSTAKAGVIGFTKALALESASKGITVNCVAPGYTSTEMVSAIAPAVLEKIVSGIPVGRLGTPEEVAEIVAFLASDMGSFITGATIAVNGGQHMAS; this is encoded by the coding sequence ATGAGCAGAGTTGCATTGGTTACGGGCGGGACGCGCGGTATCGGCAAGGCGATTGCTAAGCGCCTCAAAGACGCAGGCTTCAAGGTGGCCGCGGGTTACGCCGGGAACGAAGAAAACGCCAAGCGCGTCGCCGAAGAACTGGGCGTCTTCGTCGTCAAAGGCTCGGTGGCTGATTTCGCGGACTGTCAGCGAGCTGTGGCCGAGGTCGAGGCCGCGCTGGGGCCGGTCGAGGTGCTGGTCAACAATGCCGGCATCACACGCGACGGCTTCTTCCATAAGATGAGCCAGCAGCAGTGGCAGGAAGTCATCCATACCAATCTCGATTCGATGTTCAACATGACCCGTCCGGTCATTGAAGGCATGCGTGAGCGCGGCTATGGCCGCATCATCAATATCTCGTCAATCAATGGTCAGAAGGGGCAGGCCGGGCAGGCCAACTATTCGACGGCAAAGGCGGGCGTGATTGGCTTTACCAAGGCGCTGGCGCTCGAATCGGCGTCCAAAGGGATCACGGTCAACTGTGTCGCCCCCGGCTACACCTCGACCGAAATGGTCTCGGCCATCGCTCCTGCAGTACTGGAAAAAATCGTCTCCGGCATCCCCGTTGGACGTCTGGGCACCCCCGAAGAAGTTGCCGAAATCGTCGCCTTCCTGGCATCGGACATGGGCAGCTTCATCACCGGCGCCACTATTGCTGTCAATGGCGGCCAGCATATGGCCAGCTAA
- a CDS encoding DUF4908 domain-containing protein, with protein sequence MTNPQFTSRPTRFQTLCRALCLLIIALCLPVAGVSQAQAERTLRDSLIGRVTPNDGRTNAPPTVARFTTDRGASFVLDRSRRNPLIQFDGDSEVWALTPTPGPMGDIIFKNDLGEPVLKATRWGGMILFSKDRPTGDPVAVAGRAEAFEPGHMSPSQLFQHLVRTSKKASAALSRLVRFEADVQTPGADYLFADAATVTADAIVEMSATTKGRKLLAPVQEVKLIEGRPPSAWVEGDTLMLKLDLSKGWGGRPSSKRVMKVLASGGNAP encoded by the coding sequence ATGACAAACCCTCAGTTCACATCGCGTCCCACCCGGTTTCAGACCCTTTGCCGGGCGCTCTGCCTTCTGATTATCGCCCTTTGCCTGCCGGTTGCCGGCGTGTCGCAGGCGCAGGCCGAACGCACCTTGCGCGACTCGCTGATTGGCCGGGTGACGCCAAATGACGGGCGCACCAATGCGCCGCCGACTGTGGCGCGCTTTACGACCGATCGCGGGGCCAGTTTCGTGTTGGACCGCAGCCGTCGGAACCCGCTGATCCAGTTCGATGGCGACAGCGAGGTTTGGGCCCTGACCCCGACGCCCGGTCCGATGGGTGATATCATCTTCAAGAACGATCTGGGCGAACCCGTGCTCAAGGCGACGCGCTGGGGCGGCATGATCCTGTTTTCCAAGGACCGCCCGACGGGGGATCCGGTGGCGGTGGCCGGCCGCGCTGAAGCGTTTGAGCCGGGTCATATGTCACCGTCGCAACTGTTTCAGCATCTGGTGCGTACCTCCAAAAAGGCTTCAGCGGCGCTCAGCCGTCTGGTGCGCTTCGAAGCCGATGTGCAGACGCCGGGCGCGGACTATCTGTTTGCCGATGCGGCGACCGTGACCGCCGATGCCATCGTCGAAATGTCAGCGACGACCAAGGGGCGCAAACTTCTGGCCCCCGTTCAGGAGGTCAAACTGATCGAGGGCCGCCCGCCAAGCGCTTGGGTCGAAGGCGATACGCTGATGCTCAAACTGGACCTCAGCAAGGGCTGGGGCGGCCGCCCGTCGTCAAAGCGCGTGATGAAGGTGCTGGCCAGCGGCGGCAACGCGCCTTAG
- the gloB gene encoding hydroxyacylglutathione hydrolase encodes MSALQIHQFPALNDNYGFVVRDQASGQVACIDTPDAERVTAALTAQGWGLDYILNTHWHPDHTGGNAALKDRYGCLIYGPEEVRKAAPLDHVLSGGDRFALGQTVFDVLDLTGHTLGHIGYCAPSENVAFVGDTLFALGCGRLFEGSASDMWGSLQGLLALDPQTTLYCAHEYTMSNLMFAESLGQFPALEARGADIRARRARGEPTVPMRLADEMTTNPFVVYPLRESGFAAQAAKFGEIRAAKDRF; translated from the coding sequence ATGTCGGCCCTGCAAATTCATCAGTTTCCGGCGCTAAACGACAATTACGGGTTCGTGGTCCGCGATCAGGCGTCAGGGCAGGTCGCCTGCATCGACACCCCCGATGCCGAAAGGGTGACGGCGGCCCTGACGGCGCAGGGGTGGGGGCTTGACTACATCTTAAACACCCACTGGCACCCGGATCATACGGGTGGCAATGCGGCGCTGAAAGACCGTTATGGCTGCCTCATCTACGGCCCCGAAGAGGTACGTAAAGCCGCGCCGCTTGATCACGTTTTGAGCGGAGGTGACAGGTTCGCGCTGGGGCAGACGGTGTTCGACGTACTCGATCTCACGGGACATACTCTGGGTCATATCGGCTATTGCGCGCCGTCGGAAAACGTGGCCTTCGTCGGCGACACCCTGTTTGCGCTGGGTTGCGGGCGGTTGTTCGAGGGCAGCGCTTCAGACATGTGGGGCAGCCTGCAAGGGCTGCTGGCGCTCGACCCGCAGACAACACTCTATTGCGCGCACGAATACACCATGTCGAACCTGATGTTTGCTGAGAGCTTAGGTCAATTCCCGGCATTGGAGGCGCGCGGGGCGGACATTCGCGCCCGCCGGGCGCGCGGCGAGCCCACTGTGCCCATGCGACTGGCTGACGAGATGACCACCAATCCGTTTGTTGTCTATCCACTGAGAGAAAGCGGCTTTGCCGCTCAGGCCGCAAAGTTTGGCGAAATCAGAGCGGCCAAGGACCGGTTTTGA
- a CDS encoding class I SAM-dependent methyltransferase has product MRRIVSELSRFYATPEGAVTRRMVTQKLAEAWPDVTGSDVLGLGYTTPYLDAFNGTARRVIAAMPSAQGAEIWPEGLKSRSTLVDEQHMPFPSALFDRIFLMHALEEAPNPEALLVEASRCLTTNGRLILAVVARGGLWTHAEKTPFGHGQPFSRTQLETLLRAAELEPIAWSYALYVPPLRSLLRWAQTFEEWAPRVWPYRGGLILMEAGKRVIRAPVRGTAVSVIDDIRDKLGVSMPQPTPQGH; this is encoded by the coding sequence TTGCGTCGTATCGTATCCGAACTGAGCCGTTTCTATGCCACGCCCGAAGGCGCGGTGACAAGGCGCATGGTTACACAGAAGCTGGCAGAAGCCTGGCCCGATGTGACGGGGTCGGACGTGCTGGGGCTTGGCTATACCACCCCCTATCTCGATGCGTTCAATGGCACGGCGCGGCGCGTGATTGCCGCCATGCCGTCGGCGCAGGGGGCGGAAATCTGGCCAGAGGGCCTGAAAAGCCGCTCAACGCTGGTCGATGAGCAGCATATGCCCTTTCCCTCGGCGCTGTTCGACCGGATTTTCCTCATGCACGCGCTGGAGGAAGCGCCCAACCCCGAAGCCCTGCTGGTCGAAGCGTCGCGTTGTCTAACCACTAACGGGCGGCTGATTTTGGCAGTGGTGGCGCGAGGTGGTCTGTGGACCCACGCCGAAAAGACGCCGTTCGGGCACGGCCAGCCCTTTTCGCGCACGCAGCTTGAGACGCTGCTGCGGGCGGCGGAGCTTGAGCCAATCGCCTGGTCCTATGCCCTCTATGTGCCGCCCCTGCGTTCGTTGCTGCGCTGGGCCCAGACCTTTGAGGAATGGGCCCCGCGGGTTTGGCCTTATCGTGGCGGGCTGATCCTGATGGAGGCGGGTAAGCGGGTGATCCGCGCGCCGGTGCGCGGCACGGCGGTGTCGGTCATTGACGACATCCGCGACAAGCTGGGCGTGTCGATGCCGCAGCCAACCCCGCAGGGGCATTGA
- a CDS encoding SixA phosphatase family protein: MMKHLIVMRHGKAEKDSASGEDFERNLMQRGLREAAAVAEALKARGLKPDYALVSAAHRTHQTFDAVKGVLGDIAGEVRDDMFNMGASDLRRLVEAHEEAGDCLLIIGHNPGIQYLVLDYMTEGAASQVDIDRARGSYPTAAATVFTIDLAGRPIFDDLLKPKDLIGGE, translated from the coding sequence ATGATGAAACACCTGATCGTCATGCGCCACGGGAAGGCCGAGAAGGACAGCGCCTCGGGCGAGGATTTCGAGCGCAACTTGATGCAGCGCGGCCTGCGCGAAGCTGCCGCCGTTGCCGAAGCGCTGAAGGCGCGCGGCCTAAAACCCGACTATGCGCTCGTCTCTGCCGCCCACCGCACGCACCAGACTTTTGACGCCGTCAAGGGCGTGCTGGGTGATATAGCGGGCGAGGTGCGCGATGATATGTTCAATATGGGAGCATCGGACCTGCGTCGTCTGGTCGAGGCGCACGAAGAGGCGGGGGATTGTCTGCTAATCATCGGGCACAATCCGGGCATTCAATACCTGGTGCTCGACTATATGACCGAAGGCGCGGCCTCTCAGGTCGATATAGACCGCGCGCGCGGCTCGTACCCCACGGCGGCCGCCACTGTGTTTACGATCGATCTGGCCGGTCGCCCGATCTTTGATGACCTGCTGAAGCCCAAAGACCTAATTGGGGGCGAGTGA